The Deinococcus sonorensis KR-87 genome includes a window with the following:
- a CDS encoding DUF6194 family protein, protein MNEQQILQWLTDELTNVQVLTQHGQHFLFVGADRMLPFVTVMTSDLYDQASQLERPGIYRLNLGVGPRLYRQLFGNATLNSHDFTALDTLMPHPEYAAQGWVCVLNPSSATFADLQPLLRAAHERAARRAGLS, encoded by the coding sequence ATGAATGAGCAGCAGATCCTGCAGTGGCTGACCGATGAGCTGACAAATGTTCAGGTGCTGACGCAGCACGGACAGCATTTTCTCTTTGTAGGGGCAGATCGGATGCTGCCCTTTGTCACCGTGATGACCAGTGACCTCTACGATCAGGCGTCGCAGCTGGAGCGACCGGGCATCTACCGCCTGAACCTCGGGGTGGGGCCCAGGCTCTACCGGCAGCTGTTCGGCAACGCCACTTTGAACAGCCACGACTTCACGGCGCTCGACACCCTGATGCCCCACCCGGAGTACGCCGCTCAGGGCTGGGTCTGTGTGCTGAATCCCAGCTCCGCCACCTTCGCCGACCTGCAGCCGCTGCTGCGCGCCGCCCATGAGCGCGCGGCCCGGCGCGCCGGGCTCAGCTGA
- a CDS encoding BMP family lipoprotein translates to MKQNTVRSLALLSLVLTSSVVAQSTAVNIGLVFDPAGKYDHGINQAVNDGLERATQDFGVSVSSYTPVDAADAAAKLASYAGDNQLVIGVGHFNVAGVSKLAASAPRTHFAVVDDLPKGSNTMGIRFRENEGAFMAGYIAGSTSSTSVVGIVMPAGAGSTPFVSAYRAGTKLVCPNCKVLVGTLNGSGDDTASAEAVSKTLLKQGADILFVGATSGKLGVISAVRSQQCFKASALPAGVKFNQDVFAKVPKAQDYQGRCGAQSRPVFFIGWESDYLSLGDTDADAGTLNTGLTAIVKRADNAVYSLIDAVVKKRAWRPGDNGFGFQNAGLEVAINKYNEALFDKAMLGRLKTVQGLIKSGSVRLGD, encoded by the coding sequence ATGAAACAGAATACCGTCCGGTCGCTGGCCCTGCTGTCTCTCGTGTTGACCTCTTCGGTCGTGGCCCAGAGCACCGCCGTCAACATCGGCCTGGTGTTCGATCCGGCGGGCAAGTACGACCACGGCATCAACCAGGCGGTGAACGATGGTCTGGAGCGCGCCACCCAGGACTTCGGGGTGAGCGTGTCGAGCTACACGCCCGTGGACGCGGCCGACGCGGCCGCCAAGCTGGCCTCGTATGCCGGCGACAACCAGCTGGTGATCGGGGTGGGCCACTTCAACGTCGCCGGGGTCTCGAAGCTGGCCGCCAGCGCGCCGCGCACGCACTTCGCCGTGGTGGACGACCTGCCCAAGGGCAGCAACACCATGGGCATCCGCTTCCGTGAGAACGAGGGCGCCTTCATGGCCGGGTACATCGCCGGCAGCACCTCCAGCACCAGCGTGGTGGGCATCGTGATGCCGGCCGGTGCGGGCAGCACGCCGTTCGTGTCGGCCTACCGCGCCGGGACCAAGCTGGTCTGCCCGAACTGCAAGGTGCTGGTCGGCACCCTGAACGGCAGCGGCGACGACACCGCCTCGGCCGAGGCGGTCAGCAAGACGCTGCTCAAGCAGGGCGCCGACATCCTGTTCGTCGGGGCCACCAGCGGCAAGCTGGGCGTGATCAGTGCGGTGCGCAGCCAGCAGTGCTTCAAGGCCTCGGCGCTGCCGGCCGGCGTGAAGTTCAACCAGGACGTGTTCGCCAAGGTGCCCAAGGCCCAGGATTACCAGGGCCGCTGCGGCGCCCAGAGCCGCCCGGTGTTCTTTATCGGCTGGGAGAGCGACTACCTCTCGCTGGGCGACACCGACGCGGACGCCGGCACGCTCAACACCGGCCTGACCGCCATCGTGAAGCGGGCCGACAACGCCGTCTACAGCCTGATTGACGCGGTGGTCAAGAAGCGCGCGTGGCGCCCGGGGGACAACGGCTTCGGGTTTCAGAACGCTGGCCTGGAAGTGGCGATCAACAAGTACAACGAGGCCCTCTTCGACAAGGCGATGCTTGGCCGCCTCAAGACCGTGCAGGGGCTGATCAAGAGCGGCTCGGTGCGCCTGGGCGACTGA
- a CDS encoding S66 family peptidase, which translates to MPPTFVRPPALRPGDTVAALSLSSGFVAEVPHRYEAGRRQARAELGWHILPAPNALRGSEYLYRNPQARADDLHWALENPEIHGLLSTLGGDDSVRLLPHLDLNLIRTHPKCMVGFSDTTVTLLQFLRAGVSACYGPSLLTDIAEHGGMHRFVVQGLRQATMQTAGFALSPAPEWTEQHQEWLDPDLQEVRRTFLPSRGWRWLQGEGAVSGHLIGGCLEVLDMLNGTPGWPEPELWRGAILCLETSEDVPPPAQVGYWLRNFAAQGILGSAAGMVLARPRGYSSEMVEELDGWVRRVLWAAGREHLPVLANVDFGHTSPQLTLPLGGQARLDPEAGVFEVLQGAVS; encoded by the coding sequence ATGCCTCCCACCTTTGTGCGGCCCCCGGCCCTTCGTCCGGGCGACACCGTGGCGGCCCTGAGCCTCAGCAGCGGCTTTGTGGCGGAGGTGCCGCACCGCTACGAGGCGGGCCGGCGGCAGGCGCGGGCCGAGCTGGGCTGGCACATCCTTCCGGCCCCGAACGCGCTGCGCGGCTCCGAGTACCTGTACCGCAACCCGCAGGCTCGCGCCGACGACCTGCACTGGGCGCTGGAGAACCCGGAGATCCACGGGCTGCTCAGCACCCTGGGCGGCGACGACAGCGTGCGCCTGCTGCCGCACCTGGACCTGAACCTCATCCGTACCCACCCCAAGTGCATGGTGGGGTTCAGCGACACCACCGTCACGCTGCTGCAGTTCCTGCGGGCCGGGGTGAGCGCCTGTTACGGGCCGTCCCTGCTGACCGATATCGCGGAGCACGGCGGGATGCACCGCTTCGTGGTCCAGGGCCTCCGGCAGGCCACCATGCAGACCGCCGGCTTTGCCCTGTCCCCGGCGCCCGAGTGGACCGAGCAGCATCAGGAGTGGTTGGACCCGGACCTGCAGGAGGTCCGGCGCACCTTCCTGCCGTCCCGGGGCTGGCGCTGGCTTCAGGGTGAAGGGGCGGTGTCCGGGCACCTGATCGGCGGGTGTCTGGAGGTGCTGGACATGCTGAACGGCACCCCCGGCTGGCCGGAGCCGGAGCTGTGGCGGGGCGCCATCCTGTGCCTGGAAACCTCCGAGGACGTGCCGCCCCCGGCGCAGGTGGGCTACTGGCTGCGGAACTTTGCGGCGCAGGGCATCCTGGGGAGCGCAGCCGGGATGGTCCTGGCCCGGCCCCGTGGGTACAGCTCCGAAATGGTGGAGGAGCTGGACGGCTGGGTGCGGCGGGTGCTGTGGGCGGCCGGCCGCGAGCACCTGCCGGTGCTGGCCAACGTGGACTTCGGGCACACCAGCCCGCAGCTCACCCTGCCGCTGGGCGGGCAGGCCCGGCTGGACCCGGAGGCCGGGGTGTTCGAGGTGCTGCAGGGCGCCGTCAGCTGA
- the dnaX gene encoding DNA polymerase III subunit gamma/tau has translation MSAIYQRARPIRWDQVVGQEQVKDVLRSALEQGRVGHAYLFSGPRGVGKTTTARLIAMTANCTGPLPKPCGECDSCLSVRAGSHPDVLEIDAASNNSVDDVRDLREKVGLSAMRGGKKIYILDEAHMMSRAAFNALLKTLEEPPGHVIFILATTEPEKIIPTILSRCQHFRFRRLTPEEVAGKLSGIARQEGVQAEPEALQLIGRLADGAMRDGESLLERMLASGEAVTRAGVEAALGLPPSERVREMAGALVQLDAGPLLGGARRLYQDGYAARTVVEGLVTALGEALHAELGVGDGVRLEGADVPRLLRLQAALDAQDARFARSADLQSLELALTHALIAGEGSGGSAAPAGAGTSPEVGQRLARLEKELAQLRAQGVAPVSRAPLAAPIEGALNEIPPLDVAGRGPRPEAARPVAVAAPAGGGNWADVVKLASMQTRAFLKPARMHAQQGYVSLTYDAKSTFHAKQVVEKFEELSRAVLKVFGPVTLEIIGPTPDTSRKTVVGGRAAAEASAGAPPVPAAAPVAVPAVPVAEVVADASRGEAPPVRPTPAPSTASAAIPEFQPAGRGRAAVQEPPPFTPVQRSGRGSPDDRAPAPLPDPAPPAAPPPEPLPREQRSTYIEPEPITQEPDWDDLGGPPDELPGVASAAVPDRPAPPARDVKKNDDVRPGPAPARGVVQDLRGHPLYQDATRRWAGRVREIGKVRRAAAADADEGADLPPEEAVEG, from the coding sequence ATGTCAGCCATCTACCAGCGCGCACGCCCCATCCGCTGGGATCAGGTGGTGGGGCAGGAACAGGTCAAGGACGTGCTCCGGTCCGCTCTGGAGCAGGGCCGGGTGGGCCACGCCTACCTGTTCTCCGGCCCGCGCGGGGTCGGCAAGACCACCACTGCCCGCCTGATCGCCATGACCGCCAACTGCACCGGCCCGCTGCCCAAGCCCTGCGGTGAGTGCGACAGCTGCCTCTCGGTGCGGGCCGGCAGCCACCCGGACGTGCTGGAGATCGACGCGGCCAGCAACAACAGTGTGGACGACGTCCGGGACCTGCGGGAGAAGGTGGGGCTGAGCGCCATGCGTGGCGGCAAGAAGATCTACATCCTCGACGAGGCGCACATGATGAGCCGGGCGGCCTTCAACGCGCTGCTCAAGACCCTGGAGGAGCCGCCTGGGCACGTGATCTTCATCCTGGCCACCACCGAGCCGGAGAAGATCATCCCGACCATCCTGTCGCGCTGCCAGCACTTCCGCTTCCGCCGGCTGACGCCGGAGGAGGTGGCCGGCAAGCTGAGCGGCATTGCCCGGCAGGAGGGCGTGCAGGCCGAGCCGGAGGCGCTGCAGCTGATCGGGCGGCTGGCCGACGGGGCCATGCGCGACGGCGAGAGCCTGCTGGAGCGGATGCTGGCGTCCGGCGAGGCGGTCACGCGCGCCGGGGTGGAGGCCGCCCTGGGCCTGCCGCCCAGCGAGCGGGTACGCGAGATGGCCGGGGCATTGGTGCAGCTGGACGCGGGGCCGCTGCTGGGTGGCGCGCGGCGGCTGTATCAGGACGGCTACGCGGCCCGCACGGTGGTGGAGGGGCTGGTGACGGCGCTGGGCGAGGCGCTGCACGCCGAGCTGGGCGTGGGCGACGGCGTCCGGCTGGAGGGCGCGGACGTGCCGAGGCTGCTGCGGCTGCAGGCGGCGCTGGACGCCCAGGACGCCCGCTTCGCCCGCAGCGCCGACCTGCAGAGCCTGGAACTGGCGCTGACCCACGCGCTGATCGCGGGGGAGGGGAGTGGCGGCAGCGCGGCTCCGGCAGGGGCGGGCACGTCGCCGGAAGTGGGGCAGCGGCTGGCCCGGCTGGAGAAGGAACTGGCCCAGCTGCGTGCGCAGGGGGTGGCCCCGGTGAGCCGGGCACCGCTGGCCGCCCCCATCGAGGGCGCGCTGAACGAGATTCCGCCGCTGGACGTGGCCGGACGTGGCCCCCGGCCCGAGGCGGCCCGGCCGGTCGCGGTCGCGGCCCCCGCCGGAGGTGGCAACTGGGCCGACGTGGTCAAGCTGGCCAGCATGCAGACGCGCGCGTTTCTGAAGCCGGCGCGGATGCACGCCCAGCAGGGGTACGTCAGCCTCACCTACGACGCCAAGAGCACCTTCCACGCCAAGCAGGTGGTGGAGAAGTTCGAGGAACTGAGCCGGGCGGTGCTGAAGGTGTTCGGGCCGGTCACGCTGGAGATCATCGGCCCCACGCCCGACACCAGCCGCAAGACGGTGGTGGGCGGGCGCGCGGCGGCAGAGGCGAGCGCGGGCGCTCCCCCGGTCCCGGCAGCGGCTCCGGTGGCCGTTCCGGCAGTGCCGGTGGCCGAGGTGGTGGCGGACGCGTCACGTGGTGAGGCGCCGCCGGTTCGCCCCACGCCAGCACCCAGCACAGCCAGCGCCGCCATTCCGGAGTTTCAGCCGGCCGGCCGTGGACGAGCGGCGGTGCAGGAGCCGCCGCCGTTTACGCCGGTCCAGCGGAGCGGACGCGGCTCACCGGATGACCGCGCGCCCGCCCCGCTGCCGGACCCGGCGCCCCCGGCCGCCCCGCCACCAGAACCGCTCCCGCGCGAGCAGCGCTCCACCTACATCGAGCCGGAGCCGATCACCCAGGAGCCGGACTGGGACGACCTGGGCGGCCCGCCGGATGAGCTGCCGGGAGTAGCCTCCGCCGCCGTGCCGGACCGGCCGGCTCCACCGGCCCGCGACGTAAAAAAAAATGATGACGTGAGGCCCGGGCCGGCCCCGGCCCGCGGAGTGGTGCAGGATCTGCGCGGGCATCCGCTGTACCAGGACGCCACCCGCCGCTGGGCTGGCCGGGTCCGCGAGATCGGGAAGGTGCGCCGCGCGGCCGCTGCCGACGCCGATGAGGGGGCAGACCTGCCGCCCGAGGAGGCCGTGGAGGGCTAG